CGAGATCGCCGCGCTGGCCCTGCTCGCGGGCTGCGAGATCCCCACCCCCGCCCTCGTCGCCGCCGACCCGGCCGGCGCCTACTGCGACGTCCCCGCCCTGCTCATCACCCGGCTCCCCGGGCACCCGCCGCGCCCGTCCCCCGACGATCTGCCCGAGTACCTCATCCAGCTGGCCGCCGCGCTGCTGCCCGTGCACGCGCTGAGCGGCGCGTCCACCATGCCGCCGTACATCCCGCACAACCGGCTCGACGTGCGGGTCCCGCCCCGGCACGCGCTGCGGCCCGAGCTGTGGGAACGCGCCTACGACGTCGCCTCCCGCCCCGCCCCGGAGGCGCCGGCCCGGTTCATCCACCGCGACTACCACGCCGACAACACGCTGTGGTCCTACGGCAGGCTCACGGGCGTCGTCGACTGGTCCGACGCCTCGTCCGGGCCGGTCGCCGTCGACGTCGCCCGCATGCGCCGCGGCCTGGCCCTGCGCTACGGCCCGCAGGT
The sequence above is drawn from the Actinomadura hallensis genome and encodes:
- a CDS encoding phosphotransferase family protein; protein product: MDQVTRTPAPCLPTGAPPADTALRWVEECLGKGSEVRMVRPLPGGSAHANHALLVESRSGSAHRLVLRRWTARGPEDARRRYDAAAFSPEREIAALALLAGCEIPTPALVAADPAGAYCDVPALLITRLPGHPPRPSPDDLPEYLIQLAAALLPVHALSGASTMPPYIPHNRLDVRVPPRHALRPELWERAYDVASRPAPEAPARFIHRDYHADNTLWSYGRLTGVVDWSDASSGPVAVDVARMRRGLALRYGPQVADRFLSAFDQVSGGHLHDPYWDVRALLDLLPEDDCQAMDEAEVPLYENYLARLLADC